A DNA window from Aestuariispira ectoiniformans contains the following coding sequences:
- a CDS encoding tetratricopeptide repeat protein, with product MKIKTYLALGSMTACLFSIPAASFAEQATPLPVSTTTQADPVSEQVQYLQKQWAVIKYQTANEDTQLDGLHKLEDYAAKVSASYPGRAEPKIWEGIILSTDAGIDGGFGALGKVKQAKALFEAALAIDPTSLAGSAHTSLGSLYYQVPGWPLAFGDNDKAEEHLKAALKINPDGIDPNYFYSDFLIEEERYDEAATYLQRALNAAPRPDRPIADAGRRQEIQAAQEKLQKKLKQSKKHTDDKGK from the coding sequence ATGAAAATCAAGACTTATCTGGCATTGGGCAGCATGACCGCCTGCCTTTTCTCCATTCCCGCGGCCTCCTTTGCCGAACAGGCGACACCGCTGCCGGTTTCCACCACGACGCAGGCAGACCCGGTGTCTGAGCAGGTCCAATACCTGCAAAAGCAATGGGCAGTAATCAAATATCAAACCGCAAATGAGGACACGCAACTGGATGGGTTGCACAAGCTTGAAGACTATGCAGCGAAAGTCAGCGCAAGCTATCCGGGACGGGCTGAACCCAAAATCTGGGAAGGTATCATTCTGTCGACGGATGCCGGTATCGACGGTGGCTTTGGTGCGCTTGGCAAGGTGAAGCAGGCCAAGGCACTGTTTGAGGCCGCCCTTGCAATCGACCCCACCAGCCTGGCCGGGTCGGCCCATACGTCGTTGGGCTCGCTCTATTATCAGGTTCCGGGCTGGCCGCTTGCTTTCGGTGACAATGACAAGGCCGAAGAACATCTGAAAGCAGCCCTCAAGATCAATCCCGACGGCATTGACCCCAACTATTTCTATAGTGACTTCCTGATCGAAGAGGAACGCTATGACGAAGCCGCGACATATCTACAGCGGGCACTGAACGCAGCCCCCCGTCCGGACCGCCCGATTGCCGACGCAGGCCGCCGGCAGGAAATCCAGGCTGCGCAGGAGAAACTGCAAAAAAAGCTGAAGCAGTCCAAAAAGCATACGGACGACAAGGGTAAATAA
- the trhO gene encoding oxygen-dependent tRNA uridine(34) hydroxylase TrhO: MADIVVAALYKFADLHDYQDMREDLLTYCEKHMVKGTLLLAKEGINGTIAGSRGGIDAVLGYLRADPRLADLDHKESHAEEPPFLRMKVRLKKEIVTLGRPEANPTEKVGTYVRPEDWNILISDPDVTVVDTRNDYEYAIGTFKGAIDPNTKSFREFPDYVAENLDPKKHKKVAMFCTGGIRCEKSTAYMLDQGFEEVFHLQGGILKYLEEVPAEESLWEGDCFVFDERVAVGHGLSLTDYDLCRACRRPVSDEDRQSDKYEEGVSCPTCHDEQTPENRARARERIRQVKLAEARNQSHVGPREN, translated from the coding sequence ATGGCCGATATTGTTGTTGCCGCTCTCTACAAATTCGCCGACCTGCATGACTATCAGGACATGCGGGAGGATTTGCTGACCTATTGTGAAAAACACATGGTCAAGGGAACCTTGCTGCTGGCGAAGGAAGGCATCAACGGCACCATCGCCGGGTCCCGTGGCGGCATTGACGCCGTTCTGGGCTATTTGCGGGCCGATCCGCGTCTGGCCGATCTGGACCACAAGGAAAGCCATGCCGAGGAGCCCCCCTTCCTGCGTATGAAAGTGCGCCTGAAGAAGGAAATCGTGACCCTGGGCCGCCCCGAAGCCAACCCCACCGAAAAGGTCGGCACCTATGTCAGACCGGAAGACTGGAACATCCTGATCTCCGACCCGGACGTAACGGTTGTTGATACCCGCAACGACTACGAATATGCCATTGGCACCTTCAAGGGCGCGATCGATCCCAACACCAAGTCCTTCCGCGAATTCCCGGACTATGTTGCGGAGAACCTGGACCCGAAGAAACACAAGAAGGTCGCCATGTTCTGCACCGGCGGCATCCGCTGTGAAAAATCCACGGCCTATATGCTGGATCAGGGATTTGAAGAGGTTTTCCATCTGCAGGGCGGCATTTTGAAATATCTGGAAGAGGTGCCCGCAGAAGAAAGCCTGTGGGAAGGCGACTGCTTCGTCTTTGACGAACGTGTGGCCGTCGGCCATGGCCTGTCACTCACCGACTATGACCTGTGCCGCGCCTGCCGCCGCCCGGTATCCGACGAAGACCGCCAATCGGACAAATATGAAGAAGGCGTCAGTTGCCCGACCTGCCATGATGAGCAGACGCCGGAAAACCGCGCCCGCGCCCGTGAGCGCATCCGCCAGGTGAAGCTGGCCGAGGCCCGCAATCAGTCCCATGTGGGGCCACGCGAAAACTAA
- a CDS encoding pyridoxine 5'-phosphate synthase, with amino-acid sequence MDTKLSVNLNKVALLRNQRHVGYPCPVEAGRTILAAGAHGLTVHPRPDERHIRRQDVYDLANMLDKEGHKAKGIEFNIEGNPFDDFMAICRDVRPDQATLVPDDPNAATSDNGWDVSNKAVRDRLTPIISELKDMGCRVSLFMNPEPDLMAYVAEVGADRIELYTGPYADAFETGTYQDVLADYAAAAKATDDLGLGVNAGHDLTTENLSAFKEAVPMLAEVSIGHAFTSDALWMGFSGAVEAYLSALGYGNIQPLRMAQPS; translated from the coding sequence ATGGATACAAAGTTAAGCGTCAATTTGAACAAAGTCGCGCTTTTGCGGAATCAACGTCATGTGGGCTATCCCTGCCCCGTAGAGGCAGGCCGGACCATCCTCGCGGCCGGTGCCCATGGCCTGACTGTCCACCCCCGTCCCGATGAACGCCATATCCGCCGCCAGGATGTTTATGACCTTGCCAACATGCTGGACAAGGAAGGGCACAAGGCCAAAGGCATCGAGTTCAACATCGAAGGCAACCCCTTCGACGATTTCATGGCGATCTGCCGGGACGTACGTCCTGACCAGGCGACACTGGTGCCCGATGACCCGAACGCCGCAACCTCCGACAATGGATGGGACGTGAGCAACAAGGCGGTCCGCGACAGGCTGACGCCGATCATCAGTGAACTGAAGGATATGGGATGCCGCGTATCCCTGTTCATGAACCCGGAACCCGACCTGATGGCCTATGTGGCCGAGGTTGGGGCCGACCGGATCGAGCTGTATACCGGCCCCTATGCAGATGCCTTTGAAACCGGTACCTATCAGGATGTCCTGGCTGACTATGCCGCGGCGGCAAAAGCGACAGACGACCTGGGACTGGGCGTGAACGCAGGCCATGACCTGACCACGGAAAACCTGTCGGCCTTCAAGGAGGCCGTGCCGATGCTGGCGGAGGTCTCCATCGGCCACGCCTTCACGTCCGACGCCCTGTGGATGGGTTTTTCCGGCGCAGTGGAGGCATATCTCTCAGCATTGGGCTATGGTAATATTCAACCACTTAGGATGGCGCAGCCCTCCTGA
- a CDS encoding PAS domain-containing protein yields MTRFFESNFGEGRGDVELRDPRHRELYSYWGEKKGDRRVPRRADIDPVDIPRLLPNIFIFDVIREPRDYVLRLLGTSLVSVLGKDFTGAAFDKMYQGDTAKILRYQYDWIVDHWEPVYDRLDAAWMSKDYIYYDRLLLPLSDTGERVDKLLGCALFITSSDLEEGRSR; encoded by the coding sequence ATGACGAGATTTTTTGAGAGTAATTTTGGCGAAGGTCGCGGGGATGTTGAGTTGCGCGACCCCCGGCATCGGGAGCTGTATTCCTATTGGGGGGAAAAGAAAGGCGATCGCAGAGTGCCTCGGCGTGCCGATATCGATCCGGTCGATATCCCGCGCCTGTTGCCCAACATCTTTATTTTCGATGTGATCCGGGAGCCGCGGGACTATGTGTTACGCCTACTGGGAACAAGTCTCGTTTCGGTTCTGGGGAAAGACTTCACCGGGGCGGCGTTTGATAAAATGTATCAGGGTGATACGGCCAAAATCCTGCGTTATCAGTATGATTGGATCGTCGATCATTGGGAGCCGGTGTATGACCGGTTGGATGCCGCATGGATGTCCAAGGATTACATCTATTACGACCGGCTGCTGTTGCCGTTGTCGGATACCGGTGAGCGGGTGGACAAGCTGTTGGGCTGTGCCCTGTTCATAACGTCATCGGATCTGGAGGAGGGCCGCTCCCGATAG
- a CDS encoding SDR family NAD(P)-dependent oxidoreductase: MQLKGKTVFITGGTGGIGAPLVQLLEKAGADVTVYSGRRDGDLVENLDTVCERLKRDTPDILINMAGDNVLDYCERQDMDRLVALNMLAPMRLTQAVLPAMKARNSGQIVTMGSMVGLIPLPHVTGYAAAKAGLKGFSDSLRRELGGTGIAVTHIAPRAVSTPMNNGIKAEVNQRTKVKSDSPAKVAQRTFQAIVGREREVRFGWPERFFAMLNALLPSVVDNGLQSNRRIGESALNGKQESHVQRAAT, encoded by the coding sequence ATGCAGCTTAAGGGCAAAACCGTATTCATCACCGGCGGCACCGGCGGTATCGGTGCCCCGCTTGTCCAGCTCCTGGAGAAGGCCGGTGCGGATGTGACAGTCTACAGTGGCAGGCGGGACGGCGATCTGGTCGAAAACCTGGACACGGTCTGTGAGCGCCTGAAACGGGATACACCTGACATTCTGATCAACATGGCGGGTGACAATGTGCTGGACTATTGCGAACGCCAGGATATGGACCGCCTGGTGGCTCTTAACATGCTGGCACCGATGCGCCTGACCCAGGCTGTGCTTCCCGCCATGAAGGCGCGTAATTCCGGCCAGATCGTCACCATGGGGTCGATGGTCGGATTGATCCCCCTGCCCCATGTAACGGGCTATGCCGCTGCCAAGGCCGGACTGAAAGGGTTCAGCGATTCCCTGCGCCGCGAATTAGGCGGTACGGGGATTGCCGTTACCCATATCGCGCCGCGCGCGGTCAGCACGCCGATGAACAACGGCATCAAGGCAGAGGTCAACCAGCGCACAAAGGTGAAAAGCGATTCTCCGGCCAAAGTGGCCCAACGCACCTTCCAGGCAATCGTCGGGCGCGAAAGAGAAGTGCGCTTCGGATGGCCCGAACGCTTTTTTGCAATGCTTAACGCCCTGCTGCCATCGGTCGTGGACAACGGCCTGCAAAGTAACCGCCGTATTGGTGAATCTGCGCTGAACGGCAAACAGGAATCACATGTTCAACGCGCTGCAACATGA
- a CDS encoding AMP-binding protein: MLFESLLSHPAQKIALQDQTQTVLYGDLNAEVEKREASLSDVSVLGIALDNSVDWVLWDLAALKAGIPVVPVPPFFVEGQVNHLIQTSAVSHMATPAGLQPTGINDPTRLFEGTAKVTYTSGTTGEPKGVCLPRKAMEAVAQSILDVLGQGFVESHLCVLPLAVLLENVAGVYAGLLAGCTIQLTPLTSFGTLYSDLHDQLTRHRTNSVILVPEILRGLMKQVAQKGPLPNLKFVAVGGSKVDPALLQQAQALGLPVYEGYGLSECASVVSLNTPNQSKPGTVGKPLPHVQATVLDGEIHIKNPGFLGYVGEAAPETFATGDLGAIDDDGFLSISGRAKNVLITSYGRNVSPEWVEATLLANPEIAQAVVYGDGQPHLSALLVQTSANADAEAAVARTNAALPDYAQIMDFKLVPPFTVQSGLLTGTGRPRRDAILSLYAKETSSMSFYDRLVAETASARAGLYHVPQLVDGLRGSITRDTYIAYLTEAFHHVSHTVPFLMTMGSKLPPEKKRLHKAIASYISEEIGHEEWILNDIAAAGGDKEAARQSKPNLETQVLIAYNYDYMTRKNPVGFLGMVFMLESTSIEIANHGASAVKEKLGLPEEAFSYLFSHGELDISHMKFYEELVNTITDPDDQAAIIEVAQNTFRLFANLLRAIPHEGNLSNAA, from the coding sequence ATGCTCTTTGAATCGCTGCTCTCCCATCCGGCCCAGAAGATTGCCCTTCAGGACCAAACCCAAACCGTCCTCTATGGCGACTTGAATGCGGAGGTCGAAAAACGCGAAGCCTCCCTCTCTGACGTTTCGGTCCTGGGCATCGCCCTGGATAACTCCGTAGACTGGGTCCTCTGGGATCTGGCCGCCCTGAAGGCCGGAATCCCTGTTGTTCCCGTTCCGCCGTTCTTCGTGGAAGGCCAGGTGAACCACCTAATCCAGACATCCGCCGTTTCCCATATGGCGACACCGGCGGGCCTGCAGCCAACCGGGATCAACGACCCCACCCGCCTGTTTGAAGGCACCGCCAAGGTTACCTATACCTCCGGGACCACCGGCGAACCGAAAGGCGTCTGCCTTCCCCGTAAGGCAATGGAAGCCGTTGCCCAGAGCATTCTGGACGTCCTGGGCCAGGGCTTTGTGGAAAGCCATCTCTGTGTCCTGCCTTTGGCTGTGTTGCTGGAAAATGTGGCCGGTGTATATGCCGGTCTGCTGGCGGGCTGCACCATTCAACTGACGCCACTCACCTCCTTCGGGACACTCTATTCCGACCTGCATGATCAACTGACCCGGCACCGTACGAATTCCGTCATACTGGTGCCTGAGATTTTGCGGGGGCTGATGAAGCAGGTCGCCCAGAAAGGACCACTTCCGAACCTCAAATTTGTTGCCGTGGGCGGGTCCAAGGTGGACCCCGCCCTGTTACAGCAGGCACAGGCCCTCGGACTGCCGGTCTATGAAGGCTACGGGCTATCCGAATGCGCATCCGTCGTGTCCCTGAATACACCTAACCAAAGCAAACCCGGCACGGTGGGCAAACCCCTGCCCCATGTTCAGGCAACCGTCCTTGATGGTGAAATCCATATCAAGAATCCCGGATTCCTCGGTTATGTCGGTGAGGCCGCGCCGGAGACCTTCGCCACAGGCGACCTTGGCGCGATTGACGATGACGGCTTCCTCTCCATCTCCGGGCGGGCGAAAAACGTGCTGATCACCTCCTATGGCCGCAATGTGTCTCCGGAATGGGTCGAAGCAACCCTGTTGGCAAATCCTGAGATCGCCCAGGCCGTCGTCTATGGCGATGGACAGCCGCATCTGAGCGCGCTGTTGGTTCAGACAAGTGCCAATGCCGACGCAGAGGCCGCGGTTGCCAGAACCAACGCCGCACTGCCGGATTACGCCCAGATCATGGACTTCAAACTCGTACCACCCTTTACCGTGCAAAGCGGGTTATTGACCGGCACCGGCCGCCCACGCCGCGACGCCATTCTGAGCCTCTATGCAAAGGAAACATCCTCCATGAGCTTTTATGACCGGCTGGTCGCGGAAACGGCCAGCGCCCGCGCAGGCTTATACCATGTGCCACAGCTCGTCGATGGACTGCGGGGCAGCATCACGCGCGACACCTATATCGCCTATCTGACCGAGGCTTTCCATCACGTCTCCCATACCGTTCCCTTCCTGATGACCATGGGGTCCAAGCTGCCGCCGGAGAAAAAACGGCTGCACAAGGCAATCGCCTCCTACATCAGCGAAGAAATCGGCCATGAGGAATGGATTTTGAACGATATCGCGGCTGCCGGTGGTGACAAAGAGGCGGCCCGGCAATCGAAACCTAACCTCGAGACCCAGGTTCTGATTGCCTACAATTATGATTATATGACCCGGAAAAATCCGGTCGGCTTCCTGGGAATGGTCTTCATGCTGGAAAGCACATCCATCGAAATCGCCAACCACGGGGCATCGGCGGTGAAGGAAAAACTGGGTCTGCCGGAGGAGGCATTCTCCTATCTCTTCTCCCATGGCGAATTGGATATCAGCCATATGAAATTCTACGAGGAACTGGTGAATACCATCACTGATCCCGACGATCAGGCGGCAATTATCGAAGTCGCACAAAATACCTTCCGACTGTTTGCCAATCTCCTGCGCGCCATTCCCCACGAAGGGAACCTCAGCAATGCAGCTTAA
- a CDS encoding alpha/beta fold hydrolase — protein sequence MDMSIRTIPATKAEIATECFGDISAPPILLIMGAMASMLWWPDCFCRALADNGHFVIRYDNRDTGQSTHYPPGEPGYKLCDMIDDALHVLDAYNIPAAHIVGMSLGGMIAQNLAVGHPDRVLSLTVISSSPLGVEEDLPPPSNRYMEHAATGETVDWSDRQQVIDFMLAECAVITSRKHPFDKDSTRRFIEADYDRARNFPSTTNHFSLFADDFNLGRVADATCPTLVLHGTADPIFPIDHGRALAKAACSARIIEIDGGGHELHPEDHQQIIAGITDHISQI from the coding sequence ATGGATATGTCGATACGGACAATACCCGCGACGAAAGCTGAAATTGCCACTGAGTGTTTTGGTGATATATCGGCACCGCCAATCCTGCTAATCATGGGCGCAATGGCTTCCATGCTCTGGTGGCCTGACTGTTTCTGTCGGGCACTTGCCGACAATGGACATTTCGTTATTCGATACGACAATCGGGATACAGGTCAGTCGACCCATTACCCACCCGGCGAACCGGGATACAAACTCTGCGATATGATCGATGATGCCCTTCATGTCCTTGATGCCTACAACATTCCCGCAGCCCATATAGTCGGCATGTCTTTGGGTGGCATGATTGCCCAGAATTTGGCTGTCGGCCACCCCGATCGCGTATTATCGCTGACTGTAATCAGCAGTTCTCCCTTGGGCGTGGAAGAAGACCTCCCGCCACCAAGCAATCGCTATATGGAACATGCAGCCACCGGAGAAACAGTCGACTGGAGCGACCGGCAGCAAGTCATCGATTTCATGCTGGCAGAATGCGCAGTCATCACCAGCCGGAAACACCCTTTTGACAAGGATTCAACGCGGCGGTTTATTGAGGCTGACTATGATCGGGCCCGCAACTTCCCGAGCACTACAAATCATTTCTCCCTTTTTGCGGACGATTTTAACCTCGGCAGGGTCGCGGATGCTACCTGCCCAACTCTCGTCTTGCACGGGACCGCCGACCCGATTTTCCCAATCGATCACGGTCGGGCGCTGGCCAAAGCGGCATGTTCCGCCCGGATAATTGAGATCGATGGCGGCGGCCATGAACTGCATCCTGAGGACCATCAGCAAATCATCGCCGGAATCACCGACCATATTAGTCAAATATAG
- a CDS encoding thermostable hemolysin, translating into MPKRSCNEKNTSLPSIPYKEHLFSPARPHNRSTIVITGPDGRERTAIEAFVQRVYRDRYNATIQINYPGLISIRNEDGDITAAAGFRYADCSPLFLERYTGVPIEEILHCPRREVAEVGNLAADGRGACLQLFTALANHLHDIGISYTAVTGTVFLHRLFNRLGLEPQVICSAAEDVARDPDQTWGSYYETRPRVLVGSVARGVERLANSPDNNQQNLPLLITDRTNAL; encoded by the coding sequence ATGCCCAAGCGAAGCTGTAACGAGAAGAACACATCGCTCCCCTCAATCCCCTATAAGGAACATCTGTTTTCTCCGGCCCGGCCGCATAATCGATCAACCATTGTCATCACCGGCCCGGACGGGCGCGAACGGACGGCCATCGAGGCTTTCGTCCAGCGCGTATACCGGGATCGGTACAATGCAACCATCCAGATCAACTATCCGGGCCTGATCAGCATCCGCAACGAAGACGGCGACATCACGGCCGCGGCGGGATTCCGCTATGCCGATTGTTCACCGCTGTTTCTAGAACGCTATACAGGCGTACCGATAGAAGAGATTCTCCACTGCCCGCGCCGGGAGGTCGCCGAAGTCGGCAACCTCGCCGCAGATGGCCGTGGCGCCTGCCTGCAACTCTTCACGGCGCTCGCAAATCACCTTCACGACATAGGCATCAGTTACACCGCGGTCACAGGGACGGTCTTCCTCCACCGCCTGTTCAACCGCCTTGGACTGGAACCGCAGGTGATTTGCAGCGCTGCCGAAGACGTTGCACGCGATCCTGACCAAACCTGGGGCAGCTATTACGAAACCCGCCCCCGCGTCCTGGTAGGGTCGGTCGCACGGGGCGTGGAGCGATTGGCCAATTCCCCTGACAACAACCAACAAAACCTCCCTCTCCTGATTACGGACCGCACGAATGCTCTTTGA